The following are encoded together in the Deltaproteobacteria bacterium genome:
- a CDS encoding aldehyde dehydrogenase produces the protein MIVHDGLYLGGRYEKPSGAGTIEVRSPFDGAVVGRVPEARPADVDRAVALARRAFDEGPWPRTTGAERADVMDRLLAALQKRGAQIAETITREMGSPISFSHAGQVFATNLVLDYFAKLARSFPFEERREVLIGSALVRQAPVGVAAAIVPWNVPLFTIMLKLAPALAAGAVVVVKPAPETPLDAYLLAEALDEAGVPEGVVSLLPAGREVGEYLVTHPGIDKVAFTGSTAAGRRIAALCGERLRRVTLELGGKSAAILCEDVDLAAAVPGVVGAGTLNNGQACVAQTRILVPRSRYAECVDALAAAVAGLRVGDPLDPQTAIGPLVAERQRERVEGYIGKGRAEGARLVAGGGRPPGLAGGWFVEPTLFADVDNAMTIAREEIFGPVLAVIPYEGEEEALRIANDSDYGLSGSVWTADPKHGLELARRMRTGTNNVNYFMMAMSGPFGGFKSSGLGRELGPEGLRAYLEPQTICLAPGSEGALD, from the coding sequence ATGATCGTCCACGACGGCTTGTATCTCGGCGGCCGCTACGAGAAGCCCTCGGGCGCCGGCACCATCGAGGTGCGCTCGCCCTTCGACGGCGCCGTCGTGGGCCGCGTGCCGGAGGCGCGCCCGGCGGACGTGGACCGCGCGGTGGCGCTCGCGCGCAGGGCCTTCGACGAGGGCCCCTGGCCGCGCACGACGGGCGCCGAGCGCGCCGACGTGATGGACCGCCTCCTGGCTGCGCTCCAGAAGCGCGGCGCGCAGATCGCGGAGACCATCACGCGCGAGATGGGCAGCCCGATCTCGTTCTCGCACGCGGGCCAGGTGTTCGCGACGAACCTGGTGCTCGACTACTTCGCGAAGCTGGCCCGGAGCTTCCCCTTCGAGGAGCGCCGCGAGGTCCTGATCGGCAGCGCGCTGGTACGCCAGGCGCCGGTCGGCGTCGCGGCCGCGATCGTGCCCTGGAACGTGCCGCTCTTCACGATCATGCTGAAGCTCGCCCCCGCGCTCGCCGCCGGCGCCGTGGTGGTGGTGAAGCCGGCACCCGAGACGCCCCTCGACGCCTATCTGCTCGCCGAGGCCCTCGACGAGGCCGGCGTGCCGGAGGGCGTCGTGAGCCTGCTGCCCGCGGGCCGCGAGGTGGGCGAGTACCTGGTGACGCACCCCGGGATCGACAAGGTGGCCTTCACCGGCAGCACCGCGGCCGGCCGGCGCATCGCCGCCCTGTGCGGCGAGCGGCTGCGGCGCGTCACGCTCGAGCTCGGCGGCAAGTCGGCGGCGATCCTGTGCGAGGACGTGGACCTCGCGGCCGCCGTACCGGGCGTGGTCGGTGCGGGCACCCTGAACAACGGCCAGGCCTGCGTCGCCCAGACCCGCATCCTCGTTCCGCGCAGCCGCTACGCCGAGTGCGTGGACGCCCTGGCCGCCGCCGTGGCGGGGCTGCGCGTCGGCGACCCCCTGGACCCGCAGACCGCGATCGGGCCGCTCGTCGCCGAGCGCCAGCGCGAGCGCGTCGAGGGCTACATCGGCAAGGGTCGCGCCGAGGGCGCGCGGCTCGTCGCGGGCGGCGGGCGGCCGCCGGGCCTCGCGGGCGGCTGGTTCGTCGAGCCCACCCTGTTCGCCGACGTCGACAACGCGATGACGATCGCGCGCGAGGAGATCTTCGGCCCGGTGCTCGCCGTGATCCCCTACGAAGGCGAGGAGGAGGCGCTCCGGATCGCGAACGACTCGGACTACGGGCTCTCGGGCTCGGTCTGGACGGCCGACCCGAAGCACGGCCTCGAGCTCGCCCGGCGCATGCGCACCGGTACCAACAACGTGAACTACTTCATGATGGCGATGTCGGGCCCCTTCGGCGGCTTCAAGAGCTCGGGCCTCGGCCGCGAGCTCGGCCCCGAGGGCCTGCGCGCCTATCTCGAGCCGCAGACGATCTGCCTGGCCCCCGGCTCGGAGGGGGCGCTCGACTGA